In Vibrio diazotrophicus, the following proteins share a genomic window:
- the argE gene encoding acetylornithine deacetylase: protein MQLPSFLEVYEGLISTSSISSTDSRWDEGNEQVISKLADWCSALGFQVDVVQVAPGKQNLIAKKGEGEGGLLLSGHSDTVPFDEGRWNFNPHALTEANNRFYGLGTADMKGFFAFILEAVKKVDWSKQKKPLYILATCDEETTMLGARHFTQNTPFKPDYCIIGEPTSLVPVRGHKGHVANAIRVTGKSGHSSNPALGVNAIEIMHEVLYALMQLRDKLVKEYHHPGFDIPSPTLNLGHIHGGDSPNRICGCCELHYDVRPLPGISLDGLDNMLRSALTQVQEKWPGRIEIEPLHDAIPGYECEHDHPFIAGISEITGVEAQTVNYCTEAPFLQELCPTLVMGPGSIDQAHQPDEFLAFEFIDPTINILSKAMYKYCF, encoded by the coding sequence ATGCAATTGCCAAGTTTCCTTGAGGTTTATGAAGGTCTTATTTCAACCTCATCCATCAGCTCCACCGATAGTCGTTGGGATGAAGGCAACGAACAAGTCATTTCTAAATTGGCAGACTGGTGCAGCGCTTTAGGCTTTCAAGTGGACGTGGTTCAAGTTGCGCCAGGAAAACAGAACCTGATTGCTAAAAAAGGCGAAGGTGAAGGTGGCTTATTACTATCCGGTCACAGTGATACCGTTCCTTTCGACGAAGGTCGCTGGAACTTTAATCCGCATGCGTTGACCGAAGCAAATAACCGCTTTTACGGTTTAGGCACTGCGGATATGAAAGGCTTCTTTGCTTTTATTTTAGAAGCAGTGAAGAAAGTGGACTGGAGCAAGCAAAAAAAGCCTCTTTATATATTGGCTACGTGTGATGAAGAAACAACCATGCTCGGAGCGCGTCATTTCACGCAAAATACGCCATTCAAACCTGATTACTGCATTATTGGTGAGCCAACCAGCTTAGTGCCAGTTCGTGGTCATAAAGGACATGTGGCAAATGCCATTCGTGTTACGGGGAAATCGGGTCACTCTTCAAACCCTGCACTAGGCGTGAATGCAATTGAGATTATGCATGAAGTACTTTATGCACTGATGCAACTACGCGACAAATTAGTCAAAGAGTATCACCACCCCGGTTTTGATATCCCAAGTCCAACCTTAAACTTAGGACATATCCACGGAGGCGATAGTCCGAACCGTATCTGTGGCTGTTGTGAACTGCACTATGATGTTCGCCCTCTCCCCGGCATTAGCCTTGATGGTTTGGACAACATGCTACGAAGCGCACTGACACAAGTACAAGAGAAATGGCCGGGACGAATTGAGATCGAACCGCTGCACGATGCCATTCCTGGCTATGAATGTGAACATGACCATCCTTTTATTGCAGGGATCAGCGAAATCACCGGCGTTGAAGCTCAAACGGTAAACTATTGTACTGAAGCTCCTTTCCTACAAGAGTTATGTCCGACATTGGTCATGGGACCGGGTTCTATCGACCAAGCTCACCAGCCAGACGAATTTTTGGCCTTCGAGTTTATCGACCCAACCATTAACATCCTTTCTAAGGCGATGTACAAGTACTGCTTCTAG
- the argC gene encoding N-acetyl-gamma-glutamyl-phosphate reductase, protein MLKTTIIGASGYTGAELALMVHKHPELTLSGLYVSANSADAGKSIGQLHGKLTGLLDLPVQPLVDVEKVAQESDVVFLATAHEVSHDLAPVFLANNCQVFDLSGAYRVDGESFYTQYYGFEHQHADWLKKAAYGLAEWNLENIKQSQLIAVAGCYPTASQLAIKPLIENDLLDVQQWPVINATSGVSGAGRKATLTNSFCEVSLQPYGVFNHRHQPEIATHLGRDVIFTPHLGNFKRGILATITMKLAQGVTAAQVQQAFTQAYQGKAAVRLRLDSLPRIQDVEFTPFCDIGWKVQGEHIIVVSAIDNLLKGASSQAMQCLNIHYGFDELTALV, encoded by the coding sequence ATGTTAAAAACCACCATCATCGGCGCAAGCGGCTATACCGGAGCAGAACTGGCTCTTATGGTGCACAAACACCCTGAGCTCACGCTATCAGGTTTATACGTTTCAGCCAACAGCGCTGATGCAGGAAAGTCTATTGGTCAGTTACACGGCAAGCTAACAGGTTTGCTCGATTTACCAGTACAACCTTTAGTGGATGTTGAGAAAGTGGCACAAGAGAGTGACGTAGTCTTTCTCGCGACTGCACATGAAGTCAGTCATGATCTTGCTCCTGTTTTTCTGGCCAACAACTGCCAAGTTTTCGATCTTTCTGGCGCTTACCGTGTGGATGGTGAGAGTTTCTATACTCAATACTATGGCTTTGAACATCAGCATGCTGATTGGTTAAAAAAAGCGGCTTATGGCTTGGCTGAGTGGAACCTAGAAAACATCAAACAGAGTCAACTGATTGCTGTAGCTGGTTGTTACCCAACCGCGTCTCAACTAGCAATTAAGCCTCTGATTGAAAATGATTTATTAGATGTACAACAGTGGCCTGTGATCAATGCTACCAGTGGTGTTTCGGGTGCTGGTCGTAAAGCGACACTGACCAACAGTTTTTGTGAAGTGAGCTTGCAACCTTATGGCGTGTTTAACCATCGTCATCAACCAGAAATTGCTACTCACCTTGGTCGTGACGTGATATTTACACCGCATTTGGGCAATTTTAAACGCGGTATTTTAGCCACGATTACGATGAAGTTAGCTCAAGGTGTAACGGCAGCACAAGTGCAGCAAGCATTTACTCAAGCTTACCAAGGTAAAGCGGCTGTGCGTCTGCGCTTGGATTCATTGCCGCGCATCCAAGATGTTGAATTTACTCCGTTCTGCGATATCGGTTGGAAAGTGCAGGGCGAACATATCATTGTCGTTTCAGCAATCGACAATTTATTAAAAGGTGCATCGAGTCAAGCGATGCAATGTTTAAACATTCATTACGGTTTCGATGAGCTAACTGCTCTGGTGTAA
- the argB gene encoding acetylglutamate kinase translates to MTDTKLDPLVIKLGGAALSCSETLSKLFSAIAQYQAQAQRRIVIVHGGGYLVDDLMAKLQLPTVKKDGLRVTPYDQIGVIAGALAGTANKMLQGQAIKDGLNAVGLCLADGGLCVVEELDPELGAVGKSTAGDGAVIKLLLEAGVVPIISSIGLTKDGQMMNVNADQAAVSVASALDAELVLLSDVSGVLDGKGHLIATLDESKAKSLIEGKVITDGMIVKVNAALDAAKELGRPIEVATWRYPEKLAKLFSGESIGTQFLPQ, encoded by the coding sequence ATGACGGATACAAAACTAGATCCATTGGTGATTAAGTTAGGCGGCGCAGCTCTGTCTTGTTCAGAGACGCTAAGTAAGCTTTTCAGCGCAATCGCACAGTATCAAGCCCAAGCTCAGCGACGAATTGTTATCGTTCACGGTGGCGGTTACCTTGTGGATGATCTCATGGCGAAGTTGCAGTTACCAACCGTTAAAAAAGACGGTCTACGTGTAACTCCTTACGACCAAATTGGTGTGATTGCTGGTGCGCTAGCGGGCACTGCGAATAAGATGCTACAAGGTCAGGCAATTAAAGATGGCTTAAACGCTGTGGGTTTATGTCTGGCTGATGGTGGTTTATGTGTTGTAGAAGAGCTGGATCCGGAACTGGGTGCTGTAGGTAAATCAACAGCGGGTGATGGCGCTGTGATTAAGCTTCTGCTTGAAGCTGGCGTAGTTCCTATTATCAGCTCGATTGGTCTGACAAAAGACGGTCAAATGATGAACGTAAATGCAGACCAAGCAGCAGTCTCTGTTGCCAGCGCACTGGATGCAGAGTTAGTTCTTTTATCTGACGTGAGTGGTGTGCTGGATGGTAAAGGTCATCTGATTGCAACCCTTGATGAGTCAAAAGCAAAAAGCTTAATTGAAGGTAAAGTGATTACCGACGGCATGATCGTAAAAGTAAATGCCGCATTGGATGCAGCGAAAGAGCTTGGTCGCCCGATTGAAGTCGCGACATGGCGTTATCCAGAAAAGCTTGCCAAGTTGTTCTCAGGTGAAAGTATCGGTACTCAATTTTTACCTCAGTAA
- a CDS encoding argininosuccinate synthase produces the protein MSKVQVKKVVVAYSGGLDTSVIIPWLKENYGCEVVAFVADVGQGAEELVGIEEKAIASGASECYVVDLKEELVKDYIYPTLKTGAYYEGKYLLGTSMARPVIAKAQVEVARKVGADALAHGCTGKGNDQVRFEGAFAALAPDLHVIAPWREWDLVSREECLDYLAERNIPCAASLTKIYSRDANAWHISTEGGVLESTWNAPNADCWAWTVDPEQAPNEAEYVTLKVQKGEVVAVDGKELSPYQALIALNEKGVKHGIGRIDIVENRLVGMKSRGCYETPGGTIMMEALRAVEQLVLDKASFEFREEIGIKASHLVYDGRWFTPLRKSVFAAADALAEDVNGEVVIKLYKGQATATQKRSENSLYSEEFATFGADEVYDQSHAGGFIRLYSLASRIKALNEAKK, from the coding sequence ATGAGCAAAGTTCAAGTCAAAAAAGTTGTCGTAGCCTACTCTGGCGGTCTAGATACATCTGTAATCATTCCATGGTTAAAAGAAAACTATGGCTGTGAAGTAGTGGCATTCGTTGCTGATGTTGGTCAAGGCGCAGAAGAATTAGTTGGTATCGAAGAAAAAGCTATCGCTTCTGGTGCATCAGAGTGTTACGTCGTTGACCTGAAAGAAGAGTTAGTAAAAGACTATATTTACCCAACGCTAAAAACAGGTGCATACTACGAAGGTAAATACCTACTAGGTACTTCTATGGCTCGTCCTGTGATTGCAAAAGCGCAAGTAGAAGTAGCACGTAAAGTAGGTGCAGACGCACTTGCTCACGGCTGTACTGGTAAAGGTAACGACCAAGTTCGTTTCGAAGGTGCATTTGCAGCACTAGCACCAGATCTACATGTTATTGCTCCTTGGCGTGAATGGGACCTTGTTAGCCGTGAAGAGTGTCTTGACTACCTAGCAGAGCGCAATATCCCATGTGCAGCATCACTGACTAAAATCTACTCTCGTGATGCAAACGCATGGCACATCTCAACAGAAGGTGGTGTGTTGGAAAGCACTTGGAATGCACCAAACGCAGATTGCTGGGCGTGGACTGTTGACCCAGAGCAAGCGCCAAATGAAGCGGAATACGTTACTCTGAAAGTGCAAAAAGGCGAAGTGGTAGCTGTAGATGGTAAAGAACTTTCTCCATACCAAGCGCTTATTGCTCTGAATGAGAAAGGCGTGAAACATGGTATTGGTCGTATCGATATCGTTGAAAACCGTCTGGTAGGTATGAAGTCTCGTGGTTGTTACGAAACTCCGGGAGGCACGATCATGATGGAAGCGCTACGTGCCGTTGAACAACTTGTACTGGATAAAGCTTCATTTGAATTCCGCGAAGAAATCGGTATCAAAGCTTCTCACCTAGTTTATGACGGTCGTTGGTTCACTCCACTACGTAAATCAGTGTTTGCTGCGGCAGATGCACTAGCAGAAGACGTTAACGGTGAAGTGGTGATCAAACTTTACAAAGGCCAAGCAACTGCAACACAAAAACGTTCTGAAAACAGCTTGTACTCAGAAGAGTTTGCAACCTTCGGTGCTGATGAAGTTTACGACCAAAGCCATGCAGGCGGCTTCATCCGTCTT